One Jeotgalibaca porci genomic region harbors:
- a CDS encoding SDR family oxidoreductase, whose protein sequence is MTNPFVHDFTDKVVAVTGAGGVLCSDFAKAFAKAGAKVALLDLNEEAAQGYADEIVAAGGVAKAYKCNVLDKESIEAAKAGIDADLGTVDILVNGAGGNNARATTDNEFHETNMPEGTKSFFDLDQSGVEFVFNLNFLGTLLPTQVFAKDMVGREGANIINISSMNAFTPLTKIPAYSGAKSAISNFTQWLAVHFSKAGIRCNAIAPGFLVSNQNRDLLFESDHETLKPRGQKIINNTPMGRFGDSEELLGGLMFLADEKAASFVNGVVLPIDGGFSAYSGV, encoded by the coding sequence ATGACAAATCCATTCGTACATGACTTTACTGATAAAGTAGTCGCAGTTACAGGTGCCGGCGGCGTTTTATGTTCAGATTTCGCAAAAGCATTCGCAAAAGCAGGTGCTAAAGTAGCGTTGCTAGACTTAAACGAAGAAGCTGCACAAGGCTATGCTGACGAAATCGTTGCAGCAGGCGGAGTAGCTAAAGCTTACAAATGTAACGTTCTAGATAAAGAATCGATCGAAGCTGCTAAAGCAGGTATTGATGCTGACTTAGGTACAGTTGACATCTTAGTTAACGGTGCTGGCGGTAACAATGCGCGTGCGACAACAGATAACGAATTCCACGAAACAAACATGCCAGAAGGAACAAAATCATTCTTTGATTTAGACCAAAGTGGCGTTGAATTTGTATTTAACTTGAACTTCTTGGGAACGTTGTTGCCAACACAAGTTTTTGCTAAAGACATGGTTGGGCGTGAAGGTGCAAACATCATCAACATTTCAAGTATGAATGCTTTCACACCACTAACAAAAATCCCTGCATACTCAGGAGCTAAATCTGCTATCTCTAACTTTACACAATGGTTAGCAGTTCACTTCTCTAAAGCAGGTATTCGTTGTAACGCAATCGCACCAGGATTCTTGGTTTCAAACCAAAACCGCGATTTGTTATTCGAATCTGACCACGAAACACTAAAACCACGTGGACAAAAAATCATTAATAACACACCAATGGGCCGCTTCGGTGACTCTGAAGAATTATTGGGCGGACTAATGTTCTTGGCTGACGAAAAAGCAGCAAGCTTCGTTAACGGAGTTGTATTGCCAATCGATGGTGGATTCAGCGCTTACTCAGGCGTTTAA
- a CDS encoding bifunctional 2-keto-4-hydroxyglutarate aldolase/2-keto-3-deoxy-6-phosphogluconate aldolase has protein sequence MSFKRDVLNQMQQNFLFAVVRGKTQEEGYEISKAVYEGGIKNVEVTFSTPNAEQVMRRLADEFEGTDMVVGAGTVLDEVSARLAILNGAKFIVSPNFNEKIAKMCNIYTIPYLPGCGTITEVSHALEAGCEVVKLFPGGLLGPGFIKDLHGPIPWVEAMPSGGVALDNMDKWIANGAWSVGVGSALTKGMAEGGMTQVTANAKEFADKLAAIQGK, from the coding sequence ATGAGTTTCAAAAGAGATGTCTTGAATCAAATGCAACAAAACTTTCTATTTGCAGTCGTTCGTGGGAAAACCCAAGAAGAAGGATATGAAATTTCGAAAGCAGTCTACGAGGGTGGTATTAAAAACGTTGAAGTAACGTTTTCTACTCCGAACGCAGAGCAAGTAATGCGTCGTTTAGCTGATGAATTTGAAGGAACAGACATGGTTGTAGGTGCGGGTACGGTATTGGATGAAGTATCAGCAAGACTTGCAATTCTAAATGGTGCGAAATTTATTGTTAGTCCGAACTTCAATGAGAAAATCGCAAAAATGTGTAACATCTATACAATCCCTTATTTACCAGGTTGTGGAACAATTACTGAAGTTTCTCATGCACTGGAAGCTGGTTGTGAAGTGGTTAAATTATTCCCAGGCGGTTTATTAGGACCTGGATTCATTAAAGACCTACACGGTCCAATTCCATGGGTAGAAGCAATGCCATCAGGTGGTGTAGCGTTGGACAACATGGACAAATGGATTGCAAACGGTGCTTGGTCTGTTGGTGTCGGAAGTGCTTTGACTAAAGGAATGGCTGAAGGCGGTATGACACAAGTAACAGCAAACGCGAAGGAATTTGCTGATAAATTGGCAGCTATCCAAGGTAAATAA
- the uxaC gene encoding glucuronate isomerase, whose translation MSFIHDDFMLQSETAKHLYHDFSKNMPIFDYHCHLSPQQIAEDHTFKNVTELWLGGDHYKWRGMRAMGISEELITGDASDEEKFEAWAYACENAVGNPLFHWSALELKRYFHIDELLTSKNWKEIYDRCNQVIEEENLTARKLIKNSNVTFVCTTDNPTDDLAWHKQIAEDDSFDVAVLPGFRPDEAFAVQDESKFTNFLAKMKEVTGREMTSFADLLAGLEERIQYFADHGSNISDHGLTTIHYAEATDEEIEAIFQKAAKGEEITTEEYAKYQTKLFVELGKIYHAKKFVMQLHFGAIRNNNRRIFKNIGPDAGVDSITDQPNVSYALNNLMGAMDENNQLPKLIIYPLDPTYFDLAGTAAANFQMNAEGIRSKVQLGSGWWFNDTKYGMLKQLKSLSESGLLMNFVGMLTDSRSFVSYTRHEYFRRLLCDFIGDLVERGEIPNDDALLEKLITNISYNNAVEYFEFKK comes from the coding sequence ATGTCTTTTATTCATGATGATTTTATGTTGCAAAGTGAAACAGCGAAACATTTATACCATGATTTTTCAAAGAACATGCCGATTTTTGACTACCACTGTCACTTATCACCACAACAAATTGCTGAGGACCACACGTTTAAAAACGTAACAGAGCTGTGGTTAGGCGGCGACCACTACAAATGGCGCGGGATGCGTGCAATGGGTATCAGTGAGGAATTGATTACAGGAGATGCTTCAGACGAAGAGAAATTCGAAGCCTGGGCATATGCATGTGAAAATGCAGTCGGTAATCCTTTGTTCCACTGGTCGGCGTTGGAATTAAAACGCTACTTCCACATTGACGAATTACTAACGAGCAAGAACTGGAAAGAAATTTACGACAGATGTAACCAAGTAATTGAAGAAGAGAACTTAACAGCGCGCAAGTTGATTAAGAACTCCAACGTTACGTTTGTATGTACAACGGATAACCCGACTGATGATCTGGCTTGGCACAAGCAAATCGCTGAAGATGACTCTTTCGATGTAGCGGTTCTTCCAGGATTCCGTCCAGACGAAGCATTCGCTGTTCAAGATGAGTCGAAATTTACAAACTTCCTAGCGAAGATGAAAGAAGTAACGGGACGCGAGATGACAAGCTTTGCTGATTTGTTAGCAGGCTTGGAAGAACGTATTCAATACTTCGCAGACCACGGATCGAATATTTCTGACCATGGTTTGACAACGATTCACTACGCTGAAGCAACGGATGAGGAGATTGAAGCAATCTTCCAAAAAGCTGCTAAAGGTGAAGAAATAACGACAGAAGAATACGCGAAATATCAAACAAAACTGTTTGTTGAATTAGGTAAAATTTATCACGCTAAGAAATTCGTGATGCAATTGCACTTCGGAGCAATCCGTAACAACAACAGACGTATTTTCAAAAACATTGGCCCGGATGCAGGAGTAGACTCAATCACGGATCAACCGAACGTAAGTTATGCATTGAATAACTTAATGGGCGCGATGGACGAAAACAATCAGTTACCAAAATTGATTATTTACCCATTAGACCCAACGTACTTTGATTTAGCTGGTACGGCGGCTGCGAACTTCCAAATGAATGCTGAGGGAATCCGCAGCAAAGTTCAATTGGGTTCAGGTTGGTGGTTCAACGATACGAAATACGGCATGTTGAAACAATTGAAATCCTTGTCTGAATCAGGCCTATTGATGAACTTCGTAGGAATGCTGACAGATTCAAGAAGTTTTGTATCATACACACGTCACGAGTACTTCCGTCGTTTACTATGTGATTTTATCGGTGACTTGGTAGAACGCGGCGAAATTCCAAACGATGATGCATTACTAGAAAAATTAATTACAAATATAAGCTACAACAATGCTGTTGAATACTTTGAATTCAAAAAATAA
- a CDS encoding Gfo/Idh/MocA family protein, with protein MLKVAIIGLGTVSKVHSQAILETHNGKLVAVCDSDEEKKEDYPGIPFYTDVAVMLAAEELDVVHICLPHHLHYPITKICAESGVHILQEKPLAMDYHEGLLTAELAKNVPGKIGICFQNRYNSTFQELLRRLKAEDHGAIKAIKGLVAWNRTEDYYTDKPWRGKWATAGGGTIINQAIHTLDLMQLLGGELQTCKASLSNLTDYAMEVEDTAVANFTFENDVRGFYMSTNAYATNASVEIEVVTEKCTYMIKNNQLFVIDENGDFESLARDQQRADTKSYYGPSHGIIIQRFYNAIEHDTADYVSVEEALPSMLMIDAMKESTRLDQTIQMVDLIKESKIGMY; from the coding sequence ATGCTGAAAGTAGCAATTATCGGTTTAGGAACGGTATCCAAAGTCCATAGCCAAGCCATCCTAGAGACGCACAATGGCAAACTAGTAGCGGTTTGTGATAGTGATGAAGAAAAGAAAGAGGATTATCCCGGTATTCCTTTTTATACAGATGTCGCGGTAATGCTCGCGGCTGAGGAGTTGGACGTTGTTCACATTTGTTTGCCGCATCATCTTCACTATCCGATTACGAAAATATGTGCCGAGAGCGGTGTGCATATTCTCCAAGAAAAACCATTAGCGATGGATTACCACGAAGGCCTTCTGACTGCTGAATTGGCCAAGAATGTACCGGGGAAAATAGGAATTTGTTTCCAAAATCGTTACAATTCGACCTTTCAAGAATTGCTGCGGCGATTGAAGGCTGAAGATCACGGAGCCATCAAAGCAATCAAAGGGTTGGTAGCATGGAATCGAACAGAAGATTATTACACCGATAAACCATGGCGGGGTAAATGGGCAACAGCGGGTGGCGGAACTATCATTAATCAAGCCATCCATACATTGGATTTAATGCAATTATTAGGTGGCGAATTACAAACCTGTAAAGCCAGTCTCTCTAATCTTACGGATTATGCTATGGAAGTCGAAGATACGGCTGTGGCGAACTTTACTTTCGAAAATGACGTAAGAGGCTTCTATATGTCGACTAATGCCTATGCAACGAATGCAAGTGTCGAAATTGAAGTAGTAACTGAGAAATGCACCTACATGATTAAAAACAATCAACTCTTTGTGATAGACGAGAATGGCGATTTCGAATCGTTGGCCCGCGATCAGCAACGAGCCGATACGAAATCGTACTATGGTCCAAGTCACGGGATTATCATCCAGCGTTTTTATAATGCTATTGAACATGATACAGCTGACTATGTGTCCGTTGAAGAAGCACTGCCATCAATGTTAATGATTGATGCAATGAAAGAATCCACACGTTTGGATCAAACGATTCAGATGGTAGATTTAATAAAGGAATCTAAAATAGGAATGTATTAA
- a CDS encoding ABC transporter ATP-binding protein has protein sequence MFSVMFKLKDFFKQNKKDYLISFFTMIASNLFSVFIPYLIGRIIDSIIKQELTGALLMKFGGAFLFSLVAAYLLEFTWSYYLFTGSAKLQRDMRKNMMAHFLKMRASFYEKFRVGDLMARSTQDIRSISDTAGYGMMVLMNATLFLVTIITMMGVSVSWRLALFSLFPLIFLAYTFGKVGNIVEKRYTIAQDAFSSLNNDVLEVIDGIRVIRAYVKEEDYVDTFRKETESMLGKNNKVAEANALFTPMVKFFITFSNIIAFGYGAYLVSQNVLTVGDIVAFQMYLGMIVWPIISIGELTNVLRQGSASMIRVEEVLDTKDNMEESGLKLIETADDIIMHGLDFQYPSSTDKNLKQIDIVIPKGKMLGVVGKTGAGKTTFLRQLLRQYPLGEGEFRYGDTNVLDYQGRHFQKLIGYVPQDHVLFSRSVRENIAFGKGSATDEEIMESVHIAAFEDDLLRMEKGLDTMIGEKGVSISGGQKQRVSIARALIKDPEILILDDSLSAVDAKTEQKIIANIQNVRKGKTTIISTHRLSAVKQADEIVVLEDGVIIERGTHEALLKLGGWYYTQFLRQELKEGDEE, from the coding sequence ATGTTTAGTGTCATGTTTAAATTGAAAGACTTCTTTAAGCAAAACAAAAAAGATTATCTTATTTCATTTTTTACGATGATTGCTAGTAACTTGTTTAGTGTTTTTATTCCGTATTTAATCGGGCGAATCATCGACAGCATCATCAAACAAGAACTAACCGGTGCCTTATTAATGAAATTCGGCGGTGCCTTTTTATTCAGTTTGGTTGCAGCTTATTTATTAGAGTTCACTTGGTCCTATTACCTTTTTACAGGATCGGCCAAACTTCAACGCGATATGCGTAAAAATATGATGGCGCATTTTTTGAAGATGCGTGCTTCATTTTATGAAAAATTCCGAGTAGGGGATTTGATGGCCCGTTCTACCCAAGATATCCGCTCGATTTCGGATACAGCTGGTTACGGCATGATGGTGCTGATGAATGCGACACTCTTCTTGGTAACGATTATTACCATGATGGGCGTATCTGTATCGTGGCGTCTGGCTTTATTTAGTTTATTTCCTCTGATATTTTTGGCGTATACATTTGGTAAAGTCGGTAATATCGTTGAGAAACGTTATACGATTGCCCAAGATGCTTTTTCTTCCTTAAATAACGATGTACTAGAAGTCATTGATGGCATCCGCGTGATTCGCGCATATGTCAAAGAGGAAGATTACGTGGACACGTTCCGCAAAGAGACAGAGAGTATGTTGGGTAAAAATAATAAAGTAGCTGAAGCGAATGCACTGTTTACGCCGATGGTTAAGTTCTTTATTACGTTTAGTAATATCATCGCCTTTGGTTACGGGGCGTACCTGGTCAGCCAGAATGTATTGACGGTTGGGGATATAGTCGCGTTTCAAATGTACCTCGGTATGATTGTATGGCCAATTATTTCCATCGGTGAATTAACGAATGTTCTGCGTCAAGGTAGTGCATCGATGATTCGGGTCGAAGAAGTGCTGGATACAAAAGATAATATGGAAGAAAGTGGCTTGAAATTAATCGAAACAGCCGATGATATTATTATGCATGGGTTGGATTTCCAATACCCATCCAGTACAGATAAGAACCTGAAACAAATCGATATCGTGATTCCAAAAGGCAAAATGTTAGGTGTCGTAGGGAAGACTGGTGCCGGTAAAACGACATTCCTGCGTCAATTATTGCGCCAATATCCGCTTGGAGAAGGCGAGTTTCGTTATGGCGATACGAATGTCTTGGATTATCAAGGCCGTCATTTCCAAAAGTTAATTGGTTACGTTCCGCAAGACCATGTCTTATTTTCTCGTAGTGTTCGGGAGAATATCGCTTTTGGGAAAGGGAGCGCGACTGACGAAGAAATTATGGAAAGTGTTCATATCGCAGCGTTTGAGGATGATTTGTTGCGAATGGAAAAAGGTCTCGACACGATGATTGGTGAAAAAGGTGTGTCGATTTCGGGTGGTCAGAAGCAGCGTGTTTCGATTGCACGGGCGTTGATTAAAGATCCGGAGATTCTTATTTTGGATGATTCACTCTCAGCGGTGGATGCCAAAACCGAACAAAAGATTATTGCAAATATTCAAAACGTTAGAAAAGGGAAGACAACGATTATCTCAACCCACCGCCTTTCCGCAGTGAAACAAGCCGACGAAATTGTCGTTTTGGAAGATGGTGTGATTATCGAAAGAGGTACGCACGAAGCATTACTGAAACTTGGTGGTTGGTACTATACCCAATTTCTTCGTCAAGAATTGAAAGAAGGTGACGAAGAATGA
- the uxuA gene encoding mannonate dehydratase translates to MEMSFRWYGHDDPVTLANIRQIPGMEGIVTAIYDIPVGEVWPLERIKKLQADVEEHGMYINVIESVPVHESIKIGRPDRDTYIENYKQTLINLGEAGIPVVCYNFMPIFDWTRSNLAYELPDGSNALIFDEEEVNKMDPRTLSLPGWDESYTPEGMNALMDEYKEVDEEKLWENLEYFIKAIMPVAEKAGVKMAIHPDDPPYSIFGLPRIITGGEALNRFINLYDSEYNGVTLCVGSYASDPKNDTIAILKDMLAKKRVNFMHARNIKLVGGRSFEESAHLSEMGSIDMYEVVKACVEAGFEGAIRPDHGRMIWGETGKPGYGLYDRALGATYLNGLEEAVKKNLAAQNK, encoded by the coding sequence ATGGAAATGTCATTCAGATGGTACGGTCATGATGATCCAGTTACTTTAGCAAATATTCGTCAAATCCCAGGTATGGAAGGAATCGTTACAGCAATTTACGATATTCCAGTTGGAGAAGTTTGGCCACTAGAACGCATCAAAAAATTGCAAGCTGACGTAGAAGAGCACGGTATGTATATCAACGTTATCGAGTCTGTTCCCGTTCACGAGTCAATCAAAATTGGTCGTCCAGATCGCGATACATATATTGAAAACTACAAGCAAACACTTATTAACTTAGGTGAAGCTGGAATTCCAGTTGTCTGTTACAACTTCATGCCAATCTTTGACTGGACACGTTCAAACTTGGCTTACGAATTACCAGATGGTTCAAATGCTTTGATCTTCGACGAAGAAGAAGTAAACAAAATGGACCCACGTACGCTATCACTTCCAGGTTGGGATGAGAGCTACACACCAGAAGGCATGAATGCATTGATGGACGAGTACAAAGAAGTTGATGAAGAAAAACTATGGGAAAACCTAGAGTACTTCATTAAAGCAATCATGCCAGTTGCTGAAAAAGCAGGCGTGAAGATGGCAATCCACCCGGATGATCCACCATACTCAATCTTTGGTTTACCTCGTATCATCACAGGTGGCGAAGCGTTGAACCGTTTCATCAACTTGTATGATTCAGAATATAACGGTGTAACATTATGTGTTGGTTCTTACGCATCAGATCCTAAGAACGATACAATTGCAATCTTGAAAGATATGCTTGCTAAGAAACGTGTTAACTTTATGCATGCACGTAACATCAAACTTGTTGGTGGACGTTCATTCGAAGAGTCAGCTCACTTATCTGAAATGGGCTCAATCGACATGTACGAAGTTGTTAAAGCATGTGTTGAAGCTGGATTCGAAGGCGCAATCCGTCCTGACCACGGTCGTATGATCTGGGGAGAAACAGGAAAACCGGGTTACGGTTTGTATGACCGTGCATTAGGAGCAACTTACCTAAACGGTTTAGAAGAAGCAGTTAAGAAAAACTTGGCAGCTCAAAACAAATAA
- a CDS encoding ABC transporter ATP-binding protein: MKTFKRLLTYMKFDKLKFVVGFGLLIAAVFADLSAPLIAQRVIDDVITPAAAEGVFVTNVLLRLLVIYAVLMLLTAVLRYISFLILTKAANSIVKRIRDEAYRHLQTLPIRYFDNLPAGKVVSRITNDTEVLRQQFYVATISNVMLNITYVIGTYIAITRLHKGLGIALLVLLPLMFIWHKFYSKYAGALSRKERELNSDINGKINESVQGMSIIQAFQQEEQIADEFQVINNEWFETERKYVLLDSAAQFTLGGLLRHIALLLMMVYFSTQYLDGVLGISIGTLYVFGDYITRLFDPIQGIIQQMAFVQQAIAAGERVFELVDTPGEVEKEGELPVAAGEVSFDHVSFGYSDDKKVLKDIHFTANPGETVALVGHTGSGKSSIMNLLFRFYDPQEGQIKIDGHATTDYSRQSVRKGMGIVLQDPFLFTGTLESNITLGDPGIDAETAKRALLEVGGGPMLSHFEKGMQEPVVEKGATLSSGQRQLISFARALAFDPKILILDEATSSIDTETEQVIQHAMDVLKEGRTTFIIAHRLSTIQHANQILVLESGEIVERGTHTELLQQNGVYAQMYRMQKEGNGA, translated from the coding sequence ATGAAAACATTCAAACGACTTTTAACATATATGAAATTTGATAAATTAAAATTTGTAGTTGGTTTTGGTTTGTTGATTGCTGCGGTGTTCGCGGACTTGTCAGCACCATTAATTGCACAACGCGTGATTGATGATGTCATTACACCGGCAGCTGCTGAGGGCGTATTTGTCACAAACGTCTTATTACGTTTGTTGGTCATCTATGCTGTTTTAATGCTGTTGACTGCGGTATTGCGTTACATCAGTTTCTTGATTTTAACGAAAGCAGCGAATAGTATCGTGAAACGGATTCGTGACGAAGCATATCGTCACTTACAAACATTGCCAATCCGGTACTTCGATAACTTGCCGGCCGGTAAAGTGGTTTCTCGCATTACAAACGATACGGAGGTCTTGCGTCAACAGTTCTATGTCGCAACGATCAGTAATGTGATGTTAAATATTACCTATGTAATTGGAACGTACATTGCGATTACGCGCCTGCACAAAGGATTGGGAATAGCTTTATTAGTATTGCTTCCTTTAATGTTTATATGGCATAAGTTTTATAGTAAGTACGCAGGTGCATTGAGCCGGAAAGAGCGTGAATTGAATAGTGACATCAACGGAAAGATTAATGAATCGGTCCAAGGGATGTCGATTATTCAAGCGTTCCAACAAGAAGAGCAGATTGCTGATGAGTTCCAAGTCATTAATAATGAATGGTTTGAAACGGAACGTAAATACGTGCTTCTGGATTCAGCGGCACAATTTACTTTAGGAGGGTTATTGCGTCATATAGCACTCTTACTGATGATGGTCTATTTCTCCACGCAATATTTAGACGGTGTATTAGGGATTTCGATTGGTACGCTGTATGTGTTTGGTGATTACATCACACGTCTGTTTGACCCGATTCAAGGTATTATCCAGCAAATGGCATTCGTTCAACAGGCGATTGCGGCGGGTGAACGGGTTTTTGAATTAGTTGATACACCGGGCGAAGTGGAGAAAGAAGGCGAACTTCCGGTTGCAGCCGGAGAAGTTTCCTTCGACCATGTCAGCTTTGGTTATAGCGATGACAAGAAAGTATTGAAAGATATTCACTTTACTGCGAATCCGGGCGAAACAGTTGCATTGGTGGGGCACACCGGTTCCGGAAAGAGCTCTATTATGAACCTCTTGTTCCGCTTCTATGATCCGCAAGAAGGCCAAATTAAAATTGATGGGCATGCGACGACAGACTATTCCCGTCAAAGTGTCCGTAAAGGTATGGGGATTGTGTTGCAAGATCCGTTTCTATTTACCGGTACGCTGGAATCCAATATCACTTTGGGCGATCCGGGTATCGATGCAGAAACAGCGAAGCGTGCACTTCTGGAAGTGGGCGGAGGCCCAATGTTGAGTCATTTCGAAAAAGGGATGCAGGAGCCCGTTGTGGAAAAGGGTGCAACTTTGAGTTCCGGACAGCGTCAATTGATATCATTTGCGCGTGCACTGGCCTTTGATCCGAAGATTCTAATCTTAGATGAAGCGACGTCTTCCATTGATACGGAAACCGAGCAAGTTATCCAACACGCGATGGATGTGTTGAAAGAGGGGCGGACGACATTTATCATCGCGCACCGCTTATCTACGATTCAACATGCGAATCAAATTCTGGTATTGGAAAGCGGCGAAATTGTTGAACGTGGGACACATACTGAATTGTTACAACAAAATGGTGTCTATGCCCAAATGTACCGGATGCAAAAAGAAGGAAACGGTGCGTAA
- a CDS encoding Gfo/Idh/MocA family protein — protein MASKDGMNYAPKGKENKVVEPGEFVVGVTALDHGHINGMTNGLLEAGATIKYVYDPDAEKLKAYQEQFPDIPAAESLEQILEDPEVQLVAAAAVPNLRSALGNRVMRAGKDYFTDKTGFTTLEQLEETKKVVKETGRKYWVYFSERLHVEGAVLAGQMIEEGKIGRVIQVTGFGPHRLDKEKRPEWFFKKEQYGGILADIGSHQIEQFLHFTGNTDAKVLHSKVGNYSNPDTPELEDYGDATLVGDNGATFIFKVDWFTPDGLGIWGDGRTFITGTEGTIEIRKYINVATDTSGDHVFLVTKDGEEHHQVTGQVGFPFFGEMILDIINGTEKAMTQAHIFKAQELCLLAQEQAMNITE, from the coding sequence ATGGCATCTAAAGATGGAATGAATTATGCACCAAAAGGGAAAGAGAATAAGGTAGTTGAGCCAGGCGAATTTGTAGTAGGGGTAACAGCATTGGACCATGGCCATATTAATGGTATGACAAATGGTTTGTTGGAAGCTGGGGCAACGATCAAGTATGTATATGATCCAGACGCTGAGAAGTTGAAAGCGTACCAAGAACAATTCCCGGATATTCCAGCGGCAGAATCCTTGGAACAAATCTTGGAAGACCCGGAAGTGCAACTCGTAGCAGCTGCGGCAGTTCCAAATTTACGCAGTGCTTTGGGGAACCGTGTGATGCGTGCAGGGAAAGACTACTTCACGGATAAAACAGGTTTCACAACGCTTGAGCAACTGGAAGAAACGAAAAAAGTTGTGAAAGAAACAGGTCGTAAGTACTGGGTATATTTCAGCGAGCGTCTGCACGTTGAAGGAGCAGTATTAGCGGGCCAAATGATTGAAGAAGGTAAAATCGGTCGCGTGATTCAAGTGACGGGATTCGGCCCACACCGTTTAGACAAAGAGAAACGTCCAGAGTGGTTCTTCAAGAAAGAGCAGTACGGCGGAATTCTAGCAGATATCGGAAGCCACCAAATCGAACAATTCCTACACTTCACCGGTAATACAGATGCAAAAGTATTGCACAGTAAAGTTGGCAACTACAGCAATCCAGATACGCCAGAATTGGAAGATTACGGTGATGCAACACTCGTTGGTGATAACGGCGCCACCTTTATCTTTAAAGTTGACTGGTTTACTCCAGACGGGTTAGGCATTTGGGGAGATGGCCGTACCTTCATTACAGGTACAGAAGGAACCATTGAAATCCGTAAATACATCAACGTTGCAACGGATACATCAGGTGACCATGTCTTCTTAGTGACAAAAGACGGCGAAGAACATCATCAAGTGACAGGCCAAGTAGGCTTCCCGTTCTTCGGCGAGATGATTTTAGATATTATTAATGGAACAGAAAAAGCAATGACACAAGCTCATATCTTTAAAGCGCAAGAATTATGTCTCCTTGCCCAAGAACAAGCAATGAACATAACTGAATAA
- a CDS encoding AraC family transcriptional regulator, with amino-acid sequence MDFKEQPKFEMILVHAGNCRYLVGNKIYPLRPGDLLLLDGKTIQSAYVFDESETYERSIIQFHSKWLQPLLEELGVAYLLDLFSENRNGKIRLFSKEDAEAIEHSFLKIDQLNDLTHNYKHEALRKTMITGLLLRIDLSTVAIRDKSRLYKDEKIKIAEDVLTYIFQYYRDAIAIEDIANGLELSKSYISHVFKEMTGFSIMNYLMRYRLSASTSALLTDQTKSIKEIAYEHGFESDAHFSRFFKKNFGQTPNRFRKSYSL; translated from the coding sequence ATGGATTTTAAAGAACAACCAAAGTTCGAAATGATATTGGTGCACGCAGGTAACTGTCGCTATTTAGTAGGTAACAAAATTTATCCGCTCCGCCCGGGAGACTTGCTTTTACTTGATGGGAAGACCATTCAAAGTGCCTATGTATTCGACGAAAGCGAAACGTATGAACGAAGTATTATCCAATTTCATTCAAAATGGCTCCAACCATTGTTGGAAGAACTGGGTGTCGCTTACTTACTCGATTTATTCAGTGAGAATCGCAATGGAAAGATTCGTTTATTTTCCAAAGAGGATGCCGAAGCCATTGAGCACTCGTTCTTAAAAATTGACCAGTTGAACGATTTGACCCATAATTATAAGCATGAAGCACTACGAAAAACAATGATTACTGGGCTTTTATTACGAATCGACCTCTCTACGGTCGCAATTCGAGACAAAAGCCGTCTATATAAAGATGAAAAGATAAAAATCGCCGAAGACGTATTGACCTATATTTTCCAATACTACCGTGACGCAATCGCCATTGAAGATATCGCAAATGGCCTGGAATTAAGCAAATCCTATATTTCACACGTATTTAAGGAAATGACTGGATTTTCCATTATGAATTACTTGATGCGCTACCGTTTGTCAGCTTCCACAAGCGCTTTGTTGACTGATCAAACAAAGTCCATCAAGGAAATTGCGTATGAGCACGGATTTGAAAGTGACGCGCATTTTAGCCGATTTTTCAAAAAAAACTTCGGTCAAACGCCTAATCGCTTTCGAAAAAGCTATTCCTTATAA